The following proteins are co-located in the Paenibacillus sp. JNUCC32 genome:
- a CDS encoding GntR family transcriptional regulator codes for MVKKFTPMYKKIETFIIEQIRNENWKPRSRIPSENELAEQFGVSRITVKNALTTLVDKGVVYRLQGKGTFVSDHRPEDISNISTEEKAAHTVPAIGFLLPRLDNRFTANLLSGIEDSLSGNGYQLLFAKTNDSQEHEILRIQEMKQAGVKGLIIYPVEGEHYNNEILSLTLNRFPLVLLDRELKGVDTNSISSDNYAAAMQAVNHLHELGHSQIGFISTLAEGTSSIEDRLHGYEKALEDRHILIDRGMQMTKLTMTSSDEEVIAMIQQFLKANPQMTALLSSNFSPHVIQAALQLGISVPEDLSVVFFDDVEYPDFCIVPPTAVVQQELELGREAGRLIMEQIENRSSEYQQIKLPTVLVPRQSTAKARKTNRTP; via the coding sequence ATGGTAAAAAAATTCACGCCCATGTACAAGAAAATCGAAACGTTTATCATTGAACAAATTCGGAACGAAAATTGGAAGCCGCGGAGCCGCATACCTTCCGAGAATGAGTTGGCGGAACAATTCGGCGTCAGTCGAATTACGGTGAAGAATGCGCTGACGACACTGGTGGATAAAGGAGTAGTCTACAGACTGCAGGGTAAGGGCACCTTTGTGTCCGACCACCGTCCGGAGGATATATCCAATATCTCAACAGAGGAAAAAGCAGCTCACACGGTGCCCGCTATCGGTTTTCTCCTGCCCCGTCTGGACAACCGGTTCACCGCTAATCTGCTGAGCGGAATTGAAGATAGCCTGTCCGGGAACGGATATCAGCTCTTATTCGCGAAAACCAACGACTCCCAGGAACATGAAATTCTGAGGATCCAGGAAATGAAGCAGGCCGGAGTCAAAGGACTCATCATTTATCCCGTGGAAGGTGAGCACTACAACAACGAAATCCTGTCGCTTACGCTGAACCGCTTCCCCCTTGTCCTGCTTGACCGCGAGCTAAAGGGAGTGGACACCAATTCGATCAGCTCGGATAACTATGCGGCGGCCATGCAAGCCGTCAACCATCTGCATGAGCTCGGTCATAGCCAAATCGGGTTTATCTCCACGCTTGCCGAAGGAACATCAAGCATTGAGGACCGATTGCACGGCTACGAAAAAGCACTTGAGGACCGCCACATTCTCATTGATCGCGGCATGCAGATGACCAAGCTGACGATGACCAGCAGTGACGAAGAGGTGATTGCCATGATCCAGCAATTTTTAAAGGCTAATCCGCAGATGACGGCTCTCCTGTCCTCTAACTTCAGCCCGCATGTTATTCAAGCGGCTCTGCAGCTCGGCATCTCCGTGCCGGAGGATCTGTCGGTCGTCTTCTTCGACGATGTGGAGTATCCGGACTTCTGCATCGTTCCTCCTACGGCCGTCGTCCAGCAGGAGCTCGAGCTCGGCCGTGAAGCCGGCAGGCTGATTATGGAGCAAATAGAGAATCGAAGCAGCGAATACCAGCAGATCAAGCTGCCCACGGTTCTGGTTCCCCGTCAATCAACGGCAAAAGCGAGGAAAACGAACCGAACGCCGTAG
- a CDS encoding cation diffusion facilitator family transporter → MEEQRYKDLKLGEKGAIISIIAYICLSAIKLLIGYSANSEALRADGLNNATDIVASIAVLIGLRLSQKPADRDHPYGHWKAETVASLIASFIMMAVGIQVLFGAASSMFEGTHESPDLISAWTGIGCAIVMYCVYRYNKRLASQINSQAVMAAAKDNLSDAWVSIGTVVGIIGAQFQLPWLDPLTAIVVGFLICKTAWDIFRDASHHLTDGFDENIIKGYKETVKQVVGVKGVKDIRARNYGSNTVVDIVILVRSNLDIRVAHDISDQVEHELKETHGVYDVHVHIEPS, encoded by the coding sequence GTGGAAGAACAACGTTACAAGGATCTAAAATTAGGTGAAAAAGGTGCGATCATCAGCATCATTGCTTATATTTGTCTATCTGCAATCAAGCTATTGATAGGTTACTCGGCGAATTCCGAAGCTCTGCGTGCCGACGGATTAAATAATGCTACCGACATCGTGGCATCCATTGCCGTATTGATCGGACTACGATTATCGCAAAAACCTGCGGACCGGGATCATCCTTACGGACACTGGAAAGCGGAGACGGTAGCATCCTTGATCGCCTCTTTCATCATGATGGCCGTCGGGATCCAGGTATTGTTCGGGGCCGCATCTTCCATGTTTGAAGGTACCCACGAATCGCCTGATCTCATATCCGCCTGGACCGGGATCGGCTGTGCAATTGTCATGTACTGCGTTTACCGCTATAACAAGCGTCTTGCCAGCCAAATCAACAGCCAAGCCGTAATGGCGGCCGCGAAGGATAACCTCTCGGACGCTTGGGTCAGCATCGGCACGGTTGTCGGCATCATAGGCGCCCAATTTCAGCTTCCCTGGCTCGACCCGCTGACGGCCATAGTGGTAGGTTTTCTGATATGCAAAACCGCCTGGGATATATTCCGCGATGCCTCTCATCATTTAACCGACGGATTCGATGAGAACATTATCAAAGGCTACAAAGAAACCGTGAAACAAGTGGTTGGAGTCAAAGGAGTCAAAGACATTCGGGCAAGAAATTACGGCAGCAACACGGTGGTCGACATCGTCATTCTGGTCAGATCCAATCTGGACATTCGGGTTGCCCATGATATTTCCGACCAGGTGGAGCATGAATTAAAAGAAACGCATGGCGTTTATGACGTCCATGTTCATATTGAACCGAGTTAA
- a CDS encoding carbohydrate ABC transporter permease, with translation MIKSRNKWVPYLFLLPGVLLFLAIGIYSVGFSIMLSFYNWSGIDFSTARFEGLANFRQFLLGDDPIVTRNFYNAVLHNLVIAVSQVVVVVPIALVLAFVLQNTKAASWYRTIYFLPMIASGVAIFYVWKGLFEPTGAFNSLFLWLGLDFLAVPGGMLGSSSTSLLGIILTSIWGGLPGTLILYYAGLTSIDPTLYEAASVDGAKKSTMIMKITWPLLKPITLIAVIQMVNGAFQAFENVFIMTGGGPAGSSEVIGTLVYRTAFLNNDYGLASAIGWVSFLITGVIAIFSIRSFQADI, from the coding sequence ATGATAAAGAGTCGAAATAAGTGGGTGCCTTATCTTTTTTTACTGCCCGGCGTACTTCTGTTTCTTGCCATCGGCATATACTCGGTCGGATTCTCGATCATGCTCAGTTTTTATAACTGGTCAGGAATTGATTTTTCAACGGCGCGGTTCGAAGGGCTCGCGAATTTCCGTCAGTTCCTGCTTGGCGATGATCCGATCGTAACCCGAAATTTCTATAACGCGGTACTCCATAATCTGGTGATTGCCGTTTCCCAGGTCGTGGTCGTCGTACCGATCGCGCTTGTACTGGCCTTTGTGCTGCAGAACACAAAGGCGGCGTCCTGGTACCGCACAATCTACTTCCTTCCGATGATAGCATCCGGCGTGGCGATTTTCTATGTATGGAAAGGATTGTTTGAGCCAACCGGAGCTTTTAACTCGCTCTTCCTGTGGCTGGGGCTGGATTTCCTGGCGGTGCCCGGGGGGATGCTCGGAAGTTCATCGACCTCCTTGCTTGGCATTATTCTAACGTCCATATGGGGCGGCCTGCCGGGAACGCTCATTCTGTATTACGCGGGCCTGACGTCCATCGATCCCACCCTTTACGAAGCCGCAAGCGTAGACGGCGCCAAAAAATCCACGATGATCATGAAAATCACGTGGCCGCTGCTGAAGCCCATCACGCTCATCGCCGTCATCCAGATGGTGAATGGTGCCTTCCAGGCCTTCGAGAATGTGTTCATCATGACGGGCGGCGGACCGGCGGGCAGCTCGGAGGTTATCGGCACCCTGGTATATCGAACAGCCTTCCTGAACAATGACTACGGTCTGGCCAGCGCGATTGGATGGGTATCTTTTCTGATTACCGGCGTTATCGCCATTTTTAGCATCCGTTCATTCCAGGCGGACATCTAA
- a CDS encoding ABC transporter substrate-binding protein, with the protein MKTRAGMMMTLLIVFSLIVSACGGGQSGGTESDANKELTMWTWKVAYTPGIEAAAKLYEEKTGVKVKVETFTPDDTYRQKFQAAANSKNLPDIVNWWATAGDSIENSVMELSGEVGDDILSTYYSAAMDPIIVTQSQVDSWQADKNATTIQKSLKAGQFYGLPLDIGGFFTFYGNKKLIEEAGLTAEAPKTWEEFVSMMETIKEKTGTPGLVFGAKLPDLWENWAGSALSIMLNEPQGYIDLLERKSKLSDPANLPVVKAMETLANKDLLMPGILSTDIDGADQAFAAGKAAFDLGGSFTMSTLLAMGMNPEDIITFPVPPLEGSKITSWTTDPFTLTMLSVNKDSKNKDQALDFIKFLTADPDAAVAFANAAYTVPALNLGDRAQDLDPNLKSISEAFAAEPGPYSQASPAINTYRGKHKEWEVYAQSMQSMIEKKMTAEEVVKTFDDTMESLKASGN; encoded by the coding sequence ATGAAAACCAGAGCAGGAATGATGATGACGCTGTTGATTGTTTTTTCACTAATTGTAAGCGCTTGCGGAGGAGGGCAATCAGGCGGAACTGAATCTGACGCCAATAAGGAACTGACGATGTGGACCTGGAAGGTGGCTTATACGCCGGGAATCGAGGCAGCCGCGAAGCTGTACGAGGAGAAAACGGGCGTCAAAGTCAAAGTGGAGACCTTCACGCCGGACGATACGTACCGCCAGAAATTTCAGGCTGCCGCTAACTCCAAGAATCTGCCGGATATCGTGAATTGGTGGGCAACTGCCGGCGATTCAATCGAGAACTCCGTTATGGAGCTCTCGGGAGAGGTTGGCGACGATATCTTGAGCACTTACTACAGTGCAGCCATGGATCCGATTATCGTCACGCAGAGTCAGGTTGATTCCTGGCAGGCAGACAAGAACGCCACGACGATTCAAAAGTCGCTGAAGGCCGGCCAGTTCTACGGGCTCCCCTTGGATATCGGCGGATTCTTTACCTTCTACGGTAACAAAAAGCTGATCGAAGAAGCGGGTCTGACCGCGGAAGCGCCAAAAACCTGGGAGGAATTCGTCTCGATGATGGAGACGATCAAAGAGAAGACGGGAACGCCCGGATTGGTGTTTGGAGCCAAGCTTCCTGATTTGTGGGAGAACTGGGCCGGATCGGCTTTGTCCATCATGCTGAACGAACCGCAAGGTTATATCGACCTGCTCGAACGAAAGTCCAAATTGAGCGATCCGGCGAATCTGCCGGTGGTGAAAGCGATGGAAACGTTAGCCAATAAAGATCTGTTAATGCCGGGCATTCTTTCGACGGATATCGATGGTGCCGATCAGGCATTTGCGGCAGGCAAAGCTGCTTTTGATCTGGGGGGTTCCTTCACGATGTCGACGCTGCTGGCCATGGGAATGAATCCGGAGGATATCATTACGTTCCCGGTGCCGCCGCTGGAAGGATCGAAGATTACGAGCTGGACGACGGATCCGTTTACTTTGACGATGCTGTCCGTGAACAAGGATTCCAAGAACAAGGATCAAGCGCTCGACTTCATTAAATTCTTGACCGCCGATCCGGATGCGGCCGTTGCGTTTGCTAATGCGGCGTATACCGTACCGGCACTGAACCTGGGTGACCGCGCGCAGGACCTGGACCCGAACCTGAAGTCGATATCGGAAGCGTTCGCAGCGGAGCCTGGCCCGTACAGCCAAGCGTCCCCAGCGATCAATACGTATCGCGGCAAGCATAAAGAGTGGGAAGTGTACGCCCAATCGATGCAATCCATGATCGAGAAGAAAATGACGGCCGAAGAAGTGGTCAAAACATTCGACGACACGATGGAAAGTCTGAAAGCCAGCGGCAACTAA